A DNA window from Castanea sativa cultivar Marrone di Chiusa Pesio chromosome 7, ASM4071231v1 contains the following coding sequences:
- the LOC142644241 gene encoding uncharacterized protein LOC142644241 — MKQLKSIRKRFQFPHGTIARLPSLNKKACAFAHGKVCFNEAAFFVVVSLLQEYEDVFPNDVPSGLPPIRGIEHQIDFVPGATIPNRPAYRSNPEETKELQRQVEELLTNGHMRESMSTCAVPVLLVPKKDGTWRMCVDCRAINNITVKYRHPIPRLDDMFDELHGSCVFTKIDLKSGYHQIRMKEGDEWKTAFKTKYGLYEWLVMPFGLTNAPSTFMRLMNHALLVFLGYVVSAEGIKVDEEKVKAIKEWPTPKSGQGKLNRRHAKWVEFIQTFPYVIKYKQGKENIVADPLSRRYALVSTLNAKLLGFEYVKDLYANDDDFASVYEACEKAAFGKFYRLDGYLFIENRLCVPNSSMRELLVREAHGGGLMGHFGVRKTLEVVSIEDRINGLGFSAASSDDANLATSSVAELFSHRICSNLTSSE, encoded by the exons atgaaacaattgaaatctaTAAGGAAGAGGTTCCAATTCCCTCATGGCACCATTGCTCGCTTACCTAGTCTAAACAAGAAGGCCTGTGCCTTTGCCCATGGCAAGGTGTGCTTCAATGAAGCTGCCTTTTT tgttgttgtctctttgttgcaggaatatgaggacgtgtttcctaatgatgttcctagtggattgccacctattagaggaatagagcatcaaatcgattttgtgccaggtgccacaattcctaaccgaccagcctataggagtaatccggaggagacaaaggaacttcaaaggcaagttgaggagttgctgaccaatggacatatgagagagagtatgagtacatgcgcggtgccggtgctgcttgtgcctaagaaggatggaacttggagaatgtgtgttgattgcagggctatcaacaacattacggtaaagtatagacatcccattcctaggctagatgacatgtttgatgaattgcatggatcatgtgttttcacaaaaattgatttgaaaagtggatatcatcaaattaggatgaaagagggtgatgaatggaaaactgcctttaaaactaaatatggattgtatgagtggttggtaatgcctttcggtctaactaatgcaccaagtacattcatgagattaatgaaccatgcattgc ttgtatttctgggttatgttgttagcgcggaAGGAATtaaggtggatgaggaaaaggtgaaggctatcaaggaatggcccacacctaagtca ggacaaggtaagttaaatagaagacatgccaagtgggtggagtTCATtcagaccttcccttatgtaatcaaatacaaacaaggtaaggaaaatattgtggctgatccattatcaagaaggtatgcccttgtctctacattaaatgcaaagttattaggatttgaatatgttaaggatttgtatgctaatgatgatgattttgctagtgtatatgaggcatgtgagaaggcagcattcggaaaattctatagactagatgggtacttgtttatagagaatagactttgtgtgcctaatagttctatgcgtgagttgcttgtgcgtgaagcacatggaggtggtttaatgggtcattttggtgtaaggaagactttagaagt cgtgtcgattgaggatCGCATCAATGGCCTAGGCTTTTCTGCGGCGTCTTCAGATGATGCCAACTTGGCTACCTCGTCAGTAGCTGAATTGTTCTCACACAGGATTTGCTCGAACCTTACATCATCAGAGTAA